A single window of Magnetococcus marinus MC-1 DNA harbors:
- a CDS encoding filamentous hemagglutinin N-terminal domain-containing protein, whose product MNKSQAKAACVSAPLASIPAKKLSFLWRGVPVCLIMLSFPGQALAGPSGEQVIAGQVTIDRNLNDTIINQATDKAIINWKNFDINPNELVKFIQPDVGSIALNRVESNLPTNILGQLQANGRLFILNANGVIFGRSAQVDVAGLLATTLSIKDNNFLSGKYAFEKVPGLKDAAVENKGEIHIGEGGFAFLVAPGVRNEGLIIAKLGSVALASGDKMTIDFHGDGLVSYEVTGAVAEKVLGADGQPLEALVSNTGTIQADGGNVVMQGHSAGDVFSSVVNNEGIIQAQSLQKKNGKIYLGGDDEGGIVSNSGILDVSAAEPNSAGGEVVMTGHFVGNEGVIEAKGSGSGDGGQVTLISAQHTLTTVNSVIDVSGGADSGSGGVVQIRSANRATFDGVVKADAGQNGGDGGLVDVSSEGEVQLIGKVVGLAPRGRNAKLVIDPKHIEINDAGGGAYNSTTVQFDDSQSGTTVITAASINAQVADVVLQANTDITVTTAINIANAGTGLTLQAGRSILINADLTTNNGVVTLTANDHTALSADRDAGVASIAMASGTTINAGSAAVNMTIDASGHGLMGDITAYNVTSSGAVALDSAGSIIVNGPNFASGSTSIGLTADNDVTVGSALTTGSLTIAAGRSVALNSNVTTTSTVNIKANDSTQTLANRGSGDGAISMAAGTTLNGGSAAITLTVDSTNASTAGGITIDLVTTDGNLTVSSHDAITEIDADSEVDLRGDILSLTTTDTNGAYIGAPGTSTTDYLEVHAKTRVDVTTNNGSVALASPGYLSGTVDWFGAAPTDDIGTTDIDESKIVNLNLGTVNVGTATFMLVVTDGGILDGLAGTGTNITAGSANLTTNGGESVVAGAIVLGNDGTRGGSIGDATHALKTELGILTASSSNGSVYIDEASGILINSINANQKGVTAKVNSSYAVVVTTLDGQTETGTNNVTVTAAGDIIIGTASATSTVTLTSTAGNIYDNNDATNNILAKNVVLNAGLNMGLSGDVLELTTESATLTATNGGVYFAMGVPSTVASVTAGGGHDVVINASDGVLSLGMVSAVGGSVTIDGGTGSILDNNGATANIIANSASIKSDKGAGTASDALETTVDTLAVEITGSGKSFYIDESDALTSINAKVNNGSTNLNFTGGSFAFNATTGAFSSTGVGSVTFENTGGGVAIGTVTATGGSATITASTAITDATSAITADTVVLTAGTSIGASGSTIKSTATTLTYLASAGSIYAQESDGATVNAKAVGTGKNIEFATTTGNLTIGTISAKGSVTLTATAGSVLSGGTSSSATGATVVLSAGTAIGASGASVNTVAANLSATASAGGVYLSNAGDVTLTTAVATGAGFQLSNTGALVLNGVTAAGQAVSLTASGAITDGNGATNNISAESLTLVGLSIGSTATNGAVDTQVNSVTATTTSGGIYLNELGSGGLTITAATAVGSDANVSITGAGDIALGVITAKGDDVTLVSAGKITDNNGAANNVTADILNVTGPNGVEGLETSITQLSSTGSTDIVNAGAMAITKASLEGGSSSFIAESLTILDMAGDTATIANNTSLTLQTTTGNIVFLDTNDTIVAQGSGTVTINAGTTDKSGAVAIIGNITTANQNISITADSHITIGLLNAGIGDVSVSSDYGVVLDGNSTAVNVIARNFSLSGTTPTVRQAELHTTNSIANAHAHDSEVAAKLTLLEANTAAMDIMSTAESTANYSLTLASSAYDTAQAEVDRLAPIENGLKITTYVLDGVSIALSTAASAIEVAAGAAQAIPFSGDAGSEAAAAVTGLAANVAGIAAYAIGIAHSEIAGQLDDAEDLAFNKDAEMYAAKSTLTDAIANHQAYKEATSISQAAYDAAVIERNHNWQVARQAVLAEDASSTAGTLALPFGIQISGQLDVNAVNSDVVLAITGPAVLNSMSATKTAGTGIMSITATDNISVVGALVADDYIRLETTGQIINGNAGHSLTASKFVGVAGTGIGASGGLNTSVTTMAASTTTGDVTVTNNKALTLGTVDGVSGITTAGNIVIAATSPLTVSNNVTTSGGTVALTAGNSANSGDDFTLSANTTISAASTVTLTAGDNVAVESGAQITGTTVTITANNTGDGEADGVNGGATIAGNINASSLVLSGGGVNHSGTITSAGSVNISATSTAASSVNGITLGSVTAGGQIDVVSSNKLVMNQNVTTTSGAVVLTAGDSSASGDDLTLAAGKTISSGDNTITLTSGDNMSIGAAAQITGTTLVLAANHEGAGVADGVSGSMVLAGNLSGQTVTISGAGLTHTGSITSNSTVSVNVNSAATSAISGISLAAVTAGGQIDVTSSHALTLTQNVQSTGGPITITAGLQTTSVDNLTVDAGVTVQSSAGVAFSAGDSMTFGLGSQVTGTGITLIADKAGDGDGDGVSGSINLYGNVNGSSVDVSAAGFRQTGTITSSGDVDIAVVSTLSSPYNGIALGTISAAGHSVKISATGTATAGIADNNGAATNVTAADLAMVANGGVGASADALETQVSNLAATGGSGGVTISNSGDLSLTTVEGVTSFSAADGALSLVTTGNLLISDGFVQGAGLTVTLQATGGNINETNSGAAADVVGNIITLTTTGLGNGVGDVANRLELNAQVLNVTTDKGDVYLHDTAGGVAVGLITTGTTEGTRVDMMVSNGGVTEDPGHGHAPKIIADELYLNVTGHGFGIGHVDNDLNVDLTTFVNVTTEGGSIYMADADYGFYVDLVSTNSASTNIAMGTELRLVSLEGSIEESPTRSDAAVDLKAERVVLLAQGENDNIGTVEDAIEIKAANLFSETESGARSSLVAPDGDSPIVEAPGQSANALLIDGDFVGGDDSNLFQEIQSTGNRVGGDIGGGAGGGFGGAGGAGGGFGGAGGDFGGAGGGLVSDAGGFGGEGAPGGDAGGFGGEGAPGGDAGGFGGEGAPGGDAGGFGGEGAPGGDAGGFGGEGAPGGDAGGFGGEGAPGGDAGGFGGEGAPGGDAGGFGGEGAPGGDAGGFGDEGAPGGDAGGFGGEGAPGGDAGGFGGEGAPGGDAGGFGGEGAPGGDAGGFGGEGAPGGDAGGFGGEGAPGGDAGGFGGEGAPGGGPGGDAGGIGGTDGAGGDRGGPGGTDGAGGDTGSPGSGDGDVNKQGEGG is encoded by the coding sequence ATGAACAAATCCCAAGCAAAAGCGGCTTGTGTAAGTGCGCCTCTGGCATCCATCCCTGCTAAGAAGCTCTCTTTTTTGTGGCGCGGGGTGCCGGTCTGCCTGATCATGCTGAGTTTCCCCGGTCAGGCGCTGGCGGGCCCTTCGGGTGAGCAGGTGATTGCCGGTCAGGTAACGATTGACCGTAACCTAAACGATACCATTATCAATCAGGCTACCGATAAGGCGATTATCAACTGGAAAAACTTTGATATTAATCCCAATGAATTGGTGAAGTTTATCCAACCGGATGTAGGCTCCATCGCCCTTAACCGGGTCGAGAGCAACTTGCCAACCAACATTTTGGGTCAGTTGCAGGCCAATGGGCGTCTGTTTATTCTTAACGCCAATGGTGTGATTTTTGGTCGTTCGGCGCAGGTGGATGTGGCCGGGCTGTTGGCCACCACCTTGAGTATTAAGGATAATAACTTTCTTAGTGGTAAATATGCCTTTGAGAAGGTGCCTGGGCTCAAAGATGCTGCGGTGGAGAACAAGGGTGAGATCCATATCGGTGAAGGGGGTTTTGCCTTTTTGGTGGCCCCTGGGGTACGTAACGAAGGGTTGATTATTGCTAAGTTGGGCTCGGTTGCACTGGCCTCTGGCGATAAAATGACCATCGACTTCCACGGTGATGGTTTGGTTTCCTATGAAGTGACCGGCGCGGTGGCCGAAAAGGTATTGGGTGCCGATGGTCAACCATTAGAAGCCTTGGTTAGCAACACCGGGACCATTCAAGCCGATGGCGGCAATGTGGTGATGCAGGGCCACTCGGCGGGGGATGTCTTCTCTTCGGTGGTGAATAATGAGGGGATTATCCAGGCTCAATCTCTGCAAAAGAAGAATGGTAAAATCTATCTCGGTGGCGATGACGAGGGGGGAATCGTCAGCAACAGCGGGATTCTCGATGTCTCAGCGGCAGAACCCAATAGCGCTGGTGGCGAAGTGGTCATGACAGGCCACTTTGTGGGCAACGAAGGGGTGATCGAGGCCAAAGGCAGTGGTTCGGGCGATGGCGGGCAGGTCACGCTAATATCGGCCCAGCATACCCTGACTACCGTTAACAGCGTCATTGATGTCAGTGGCGGAGCCGACAGCGGTTCGGGTGGGGTGGTACAGATTCGCTCGGCCAACCGGGCCACCTTTGATGGGGTAGTGAAGGCAGATGCCGGGCAAAATGGCGGCGACGGCGGTTTGGTGGATGTCTCCAGTGAGGGTGAGGTGCAACTCATTGGTAAAGTGGTGGGCTTAGCCCCGCGTGGACGTAACGCCAAGTTGGTGATCGACCCTAAACATATTGAGATCAACGATGCGGGCGGCGGGGCCTACAACAGCACCACCGTCCAGTTTGATGATAGCCAGAGTGGTACGACCGTCATTACCGCCGCCAGCATCAACGCCCAAGTGGCGGATGTGGTGTTGCAGGCCAACACGGATATTACCGTAACCACAGCCATTAACATTGCCAATGCGGGCACTGGGCTGACCTTACAGGCTGGGCGCTCCATTTTGATCAATGCCGACTTAACCACCAACAATGGTGTTGTCACGCTCACGGCGAACGATCATACCGCGCTGTCGGCAGATCGGGATGCCGGGGTAGCCAGTATCGCCATGGCCAGCGGTACCACAATTAATGCCGGTAGTGCGGCGGTTAATATGACCATTGATGCCAGCGGTCACGGATTGATGGGAGATATTACCGCCTACAACGTGACCAGCAGTGGCGCCGTAGCGCTGGACTCCGCAGGTTCGATCATCGTAAACGGTCCCAACTTTGCCAGTGGCTCCACATCTATCGGCCTGACAGCAGATAATGATGTCACGGTGGGGAGCGCCTTAACAACTGGCAGCCTGACCATTGCGGCGGGCCGTTCGGTGGCATTAAACAGCAATGTAACCACCACCAGCACCGTCAACATTAAGGCCAACGACTCGACCCAAACCTTGGCCAATCGGGGCAGCGGTGATGGGGCCATCAGCATGGCGGCAGGGACCACATTAAATGGTGGTAGCGCTGCCATAACCCTTACTGTGGACAGCACCAATGCCAGCACCGCAGGCGGTATTACCATTGATCTGGTGACCACCGACGGCAACCTGACCGTCAGTTCCCACGATGCCATTACCGAGATTGATGCAGACAGTGAAGTCGATCTACGTGGTGATATTTTAAGTTTGACCACGACCGATACCAACGGTGCCTACATCGGTGCCCCAGGGACCTCTACCACCGATTATCTGGAGGTGCATGCGAAAACCCGCGTGGATGTGACCACAAACAACGGGTCTGTTGCCCTTGCCAGTCCCGGTTATCTCAGTGGTACGGTGGATTGGTTTGGGGCGGCTCCCACCGATGATATCGGCACCACCGATATTGACGAGAGTAAGATTGTTAATCTTAATCTCGGTACGGTCAATGTGGGTACGGCTACCTTCATGTTGGTGGTAACCGATGGTGGCATTCTGGATGGCTTGGCCGGAACAGGCACCAACATTACGGCCGGTTCGGCCAATCTAACCACCAATGGCGGTGAGTCGGTGGTGGCCGGGGCCATTGTGTTGGGTAACGATGGTACCCGTGGTGGTAGCATTGGTGATGCAACCCATGCCCTTAAAACCGAGCTGGGTATTCTGACCGCCTCATCCAGCAATGGCAGTGTCTATATTGATGAAGCCTCAGGCATCTTAATCAATAGCATTAACGCCAATCAAAAAGGGGTTACTGCCAAGGTAAATAGCAGTTATGCCGTTGTGGTTACTACCCTGGATGGCCAGACGGAGACCGGCACCAACAACGTTACCGTAACGGCTGCGGGTGATATTATTATTGGAACGGCCAGTGCGACCTCAACCGTTACCTTAACCAGCACAGCGGGCAATATTTATGATAACAATGACGCCACAAATAATATCCTAGCCAAAAATGTGGTGCTCAATGCTGGTTTGAACATGGGGCTTAGCGGCGATGTGCTCGAACTAACCACTGAAAGTGCCACGCTAACCGCCACCAATGGTGGGGTATATTTTGCTATGGGTGTGCCCAGCACCGTAGCCAGCGTAACGGCGGGTGGTGGTCATGATGTGGTGATTAATGCCTCCGATGGGGTGTTGTCGCTGGGCATGGTTTCTGCGGTGGGTGGCAGTGTAACCATTGATGGCGGTACGGGTTCGATTTTGGATAATAATGGCGCAACCGCCAACATTATCGCCAACTCAGCTTCGATTAAGAGTGACAAGGGTGCCGGTACCGCATCGGATGCCTTAGAAACGACGGTTGACACGTTGGCTGTTGAGATTACCGGTTCTGGTAAATCTTTTTACATCGACGAGAGTGATGCCCTCACCAGCATAAATGCCAAAGTCAATAATGGTTCTACCAACCTGAACTTTACCGGTGGTTCCTTTGCCTTTAACGCAACCACAGGTGCCTTTTCCTCCACCGGTGTTGGGAGTGTAACTTTTGAAAATACAGGGGGTGGTGTTGCCATTGGTACGGTAACAGCGACCGGTGGTAGCGCGACCATTACCGCATCCACAGCCATCACCGATGCTACCTCTGCCATTACCGCCGATACGGTCGTGCTTACGGCAGGTACCAGCATTGGTGCCTCGGGTAGTACCATCAAATCCACAGCCACCACTCTGACCTATTTGGCTTCAGCAGGTAGCATCTATGCCCAAGAGAGTGATGGTGCCACCGTTAACGCAAAGGCGGTTGGTACGGGCAAGAATATTGAGTTTGCCACCACCACCGGCAACCTGACCATCGGTACGATTTCAGCCAAAGGCAGTGTTACCCTAACAGCCACAGCGGGTTCTGTGCTCTCTGGAGGTACCAGCTCCTCGGCTACAGGTGCCACGGTGGTATTGAGTGCGGGAACAGCGATTGGCGCCAGTGGTGCCTCGGTTAATACGGTCGCGGCCAACCTCTCGGCAACGGCCAGCGCGGGTGGGGTCTATCTGAGCAACGCAGGTGATGTGACCCTAACCACAGCGGTGGCCACGGGGGCGGGGTTCCAGTTGAGTAACACCGGTGCATTGGTGCTTAATGGCGTAACCGCTGCGGGACAAGCGGTCTCCCTGACTGCCAGTGGCGCGATTACCGATGGTAATGGCGCCACCAACAACATTAGCGCCGAGTCATTGACCCTTGTTGGTCTCTCCATCGGCAGTACGGCCACCAATGGCGCGGTGGATACCCAGGTTAACAGCGTGACGGCCACCACCACATCCGGAGGGATCTATCTTAATGAGCTAGGTAGTGGTGGTTTGACAATAACCGCAGCAACCGCTGTGGGATCGGATGCCAACGTTTCTATTACCGGCGCGGGCGATATCGCCCTAGGTGTTATCACCGCCAAAGGGGATGATGTCACCCTGGTATCCGCTGGCAAAATTACCGATAATAATGGTGCCGCCAACAACGTTACTGCCGATATTCTAAACGTTACCGGCCCCAATGGTGTAGAAGGGCTGGAGACCTCCATTACCCAACTCTCATCAACGGGCAGCACAGATATTGTTAATGCTGGGGCGATGGCCATTACCAAGGCATCGCTAGAGGGAGGTAGTAGCTCCTTTATTGCCGAGTCACTGACCATTCTAGATATGGCAGGCGATACCGCAACCATCGCCAATAACACATCCCTAACCTTGCAAACCACCACGGGTAATATTGTCTTTTTAGACACCAATGACACCATCGTCGCCCAGGGCAGTGGTACGGTTACCATCAACGCGGGTACCACCGATAAGAGTGGTGCGGTAGCCATCATCGGCAATATTACCACCGCCAACCAAAACATCAGTATCACGGCGGATAGCCATATCACCATCGGTTTGCTCAATGCGGGGATCGGTGATGTCAGTGTCAGCTCCGATTATGGGGTGGTTTTGGATGGCAACAGCACCGCGGTGAACGTCATTGCGCGGAATTTTTCCCTGAGCGGTACCACGCCAACGGTGCGGCAGGCAGAACTGCACACCACCAACTCCATTGCCAATGCCCACGCCCATGATTCCGAGGTCGCGGCGAAGTTGACGTTGCTGGAGGCAAACACCGCAGCCATGGACATTATGTCAACGGCCGAGAGCACGGCGAACTACTCGTTGACGCTCGCCTCCAGTGCTTATGACACGGCACAAGCCGAAGTTGACCGTTTGGCCCCCATCGAAAACGGTTTAAAAATAACTACTTATGTGTTGGATGGGGTTTCGATTGCGCTATCGACTGCGGCCTCTGCCATTGAGGTGGCTGCGGGTGCGGCTCAGGCTATTCCATTCTCCGGTGATGCTGGCTCCGAGGCGGCCGCTGCGGTGACCGGTTTGGCGGCAAACGTTGCAGGTATTGCGGCTTATGCGATCGGCATTGCCCACTCCGAAATTGCGGGTCAGTTGGATGATGCTGAGGATTTGGCCTTTAATAAAGATGCAGAAATGTATGCGGCTAAAAGCACATTGACCGATGCTATTGCCAACCACCAAGCCTACAAAGAGGCAACCTCCATCAGTCAGGCCGCTTATGATGCGGCGGTCATCGAGCGTAACCATAATTGGCAGGTGGCTAGGCAGGCCGTGCTGGCTGAAGATGCCTCATCCACAGCTGGTACGTTGGCACTACCCTTTGGTATTCAGATCTCGGGGCAGTTGGATGTGAATGCGGTCAACAGTGATGTGGTGCTAGCCATTACCGGCCCTGCCGTGCTCAATTCCATGTCTGCAACCAAAACAGCAGGTACGGGGATCATGTCCATCACTGCCACCGATAATATCTCCGTGGTGGGAGCCTTGGTTGCCGATGACTACATCCGCCTAGAGACCACCGGGCAGATTATCAATGGTAATGCCGGGCATAGCTTGACCGCCTCTAAATTTGTGGGTGTGGCTGGAACCGGTATTGGGGCCAGCGGTGGTTTGAACACCTCGGTTACCACCATGGCGGCCAGCACCACCACCGGTGATGTCACCGTGACCAACAATAAGGCTTTGACGCTTGGTACGGTAGACGGGGTGAGCGGTATCACCACTGCGGGTAATATCGTGATTGCGGCAACCAGCCCCCTTACCGTCTCCAACAACGTCACCACTTCTGGCGGCACGGTCGCCCTGACGGCGGGTAATAGCGCCAACAGTGGCGATGATTTTACCCTCTCCGCCAATACCACCATCTCAGCGGCCAGTACCGTTACCCTGACAGCCGGTGATAATGTGGCGGTTGAATCCGGTGCACAGATTACCGGTACCACGGTGACCATTACCGCCAACAATACCGGCGATGGCGAGGCCGATGGGGTTAACGGTGGTGCAACCATTGCCGGTAACATTAACGCCAGCAGCTTGGTGCTCAGCGGGGGTGGGGTTAACCACTCTGGCACCATAACCAGTGCGGGCAGTGTCAACATTAGCGCCACCTCCACCGCCGCTTCGTCGGTTAATGGCATCACCCTGGGTAGTGTGACGGCCGGTGGTCAAATTGATGTGGTCTCCAGCAATAAATTGGTGATGAACCAAAATGTCACCACCACCAGTGGTGCCGTGGTGTTGACCGCCGGTGATAGCAGCGCCAGTGGCGATGATCTGACCCTGGCGGCAGGTAAAACCATCAGCAGTGGTGATAACACCATTACCCTGACCTCTGGGGATAATATGAGCATTGGTGCGGCGGCTCAGATCACCGGTACGACCCTTGTATTGGCCGCCAATCATGAGGGGGCTGGGGTGGCCGACGGGGTTTCTGGTAGCATGGTGCTGGCTGGCAATCTGAGTGGTCAAACCGTAACCATCAGCGGAGCCGGGTTGACCCATACCGGTAGCATCACCAGTAATAGCACGGTGAGTGTCAACGTCAACTCTGCGGCGACCTCGGCCATTAGTGGCATTTCGTTGGCGGCAGTGACAGCCGGCGGTCAGATTGATGTGACCTCCAGTCACGCTTTAACCCTGACCCAAAATGTGCAATCCACTGGGGGGCCAATCACCATTACGGCAGGTTTACAAACAACCTCCGTGGATAACCTGACCGTCGATGCTGGGGTAACGGTGCAGAGTAGCGCCGGTGTGGCCTTTAGTGCAGGGGACAGCATGACCTTCGGCTTGGGTTCACAGGTTACAGGTACGGGTATCACCCTCATTGCCGATAAGGCCGGTGATGGGGATGGCGATGGGGTAAGTGGTAGTATCAATCTCTATGGTAACGTAAACGGTTCGTCGGTGGATGTCAGCGCGGCAGGCTTTAGACAGACCGGTACCATTACCAGCAGTGGCGATGTGGATATCGCCGTGGTTTCGACCCTCTCATCACCGTATAACGGCATCGCTTTAGGCACCATTTCGGCGGCGGGTCACTCGGTTAAGATCTCCGCCACCGGTACTGCAACGGCAGGGATTGCCGACAATAACGGTGCCGCAACGAATGTTACCGCAGCCGACCTAGCCATGGTCGCCAATGGGGGGGTAGGGGCATCCGCAGATGCGTTGGAGACCCAGGTTAGTAATCTGGCCGCTACCGGTGGTTCGGGCGGTGTGACCATCTCCAACAGTGGTGATTTAAGCCTAACCACGGTTGAGGGTGTAACCAGCTTCTCAGCAGCCGATGGTGCGCTTTCGTTGGTAACGACGGGTAACTTGTTGATTAGCGACGGTTTCGTGCAGGGTGCCGGGTTGACCGTCACATTGCAGGCCACAGGCGGTAACATCAATGAGACCAACAGTGGTGCCGCAGCCGATGTGGTGGGGAATATCATTACCTTGACCACCACGGGCTTAGGTAATGGTGTGGGTGATGTGGCCAACCGTCTGGAGCTGAATGCCCAAGTGTTGAATGTGACCACCGATAAGGGAGATGTCTATTTGCACGATACAGCAGGTGGCGTTGCCGTCGGCTTAATAACCACAGGTACGACCGAGGGTACCCGGGTGGATATGATGGTTAGTAATGGCGGGGTTACGGAAGATCCCGGCCATGGTCATGCCCCAAAAATTATTGCCGATGAGCTCTACCTTAATGTAACGGGGCATGGTTTTGGGATCGGTCATGTGGATAATGATCTCAATGTGGATCTGACGACTTTTGTCAATGTAACCACCGAGGGTGGCAGCATCTACATGGCGGATGCTGATTATGGTTTCTATGTGGATCTGGTTAGCACCAACTCGGCTTCCACAAATATTGCCATGGGTACCGAGCTGCGTTTGGTCTCCTTGGAGGGAAGTATTGAAGAGAGTCCCACCCGTTCGGATGCTGCGGTGGATTTGAAAGCGGAGCGCGTTGTACTGTTGGCCCAAGGTGAGAACGATAATATTGGTACCGTTGAAGATGCCATTGAGATTAAAGCGGCCAATCTTTTTTCAGAGACTGAGTCAGGGGCTCGTAGTTCTTTGGTGGCTCCCGATGGGGATAGCCCCATTGTTGAGGCTCCCGGCCAATCGGCCAACGCCCTGTTGATAGATGGGGACTTTGTAGGGGGGGATGATAGCAACCTCTTCCAAGAGATTCAGTCCACAGGAAACCGTGTAGGTGGTGACATTGGTGGTGGAGCCGGCGGCGGCTTTGGCGGTGCTGGCGGTGCAGGTGGTGGATTTGGCGGTGCGGGTGGAGACTTTGGCGGCGCGGGTGGTGGTCTGGTTAGTGATGCCGGTGGATTTGGCGGTGAAGGCGCTCCCGGTGGCGATGCCGGTGGATTTGGCGGTGAAGGCGCTCCCGGTGGCGATGCCGGTGGATTTGGCGGTGAAGGCGCTCCCGGTGGTGATGCCGGTGGATTTGGCGGTGAAGGCGCTCCCGGTGGCGATGCCGGTGGATTTGGCGGTGAAGGCGCTCCCGGTGGCGATGCCGGTGGATTTGGCGGTGAAGGCGCTCCCGGTGGCGATGCCGGTGGATTTGGCGGTGAAGGCGCTCCCGGTGGTGATGCCGGTGGATTTGGCGGTGAAGGCGCTCCCGGTGGCGATGCCGGTGGATTTGGCGATGAAGGCGCTCCCGGTGGCGATGCCGGTGGATTTGGCGGTGAAGGTGCTCCCGGTGGCGATGCCGGTGGATTTGGCGGTGAAGGTGCTCCCGGTGGCGATGCCGGTGGATTTGGCGGTGAAGGCGCTCCCGGTGGCGATGCCGGTGGCTTTGGCGGTGAAGGTGCTCCCGGTGGCGATGCCGGTGGCTTTGGCGGTGAAGGTGCTCCCGGTGGCGATGCCGGTGGATTTGGCGGTGAAGGTGCTCCCGGTGGCGGCCCCGGTGGTGATGCGGGTGGCATTGGCGGCACCGATGGAGCCGGTGGTGATCGGGGTGGTCCGGGTGGCACCGATGGAGCCGGTGGTGACACGGGTTCTCCGGGCAGTGGTGACGGTGATGTCAACAAGCAGGGTGAAGGGGGATAA